The stretch of DNA CCGTATAGAGCAGGAATGAGAAGAGAACGCCAGGCGTGAGCTGGCCGGAGGTGACGAGCATCGATCCGGCCCACATAATGCAGTACATGGCACCATACCCCACCGTCTGCAACGACGCGACGTAGACGGAGTTCCAGCGCACCATGCGCATGCTGAGATCGAAGACACGCTGAACGTTTCTGCCGTACCACGactcctcctgcacctcgGTCCCGAAGGACCTCACGGTGCGGATATTTGACAGTCGCTCCTCGGCGACGGTGCCCATGTCGGCCAGGGCGTCCTGCATATGGTGCTGCAACTTTCGAATGTAACGACCGTACGAGCCAGCGAAGATGGCCACCGGTGGAATCATGCACACAATCACGctcgtcagcagcggtgagTAGTAGAGCATCACCGTGACGCTCCCCATCGTCTGGAACAAATTCTTTGTGCCGTTcgtcaccgcctccgtcagGGAGCTGCCCACGACGTTGCAGTCCATGGCCAGCCGCTGCACGAGCGCGCCGGTGCGGTTCTCTGTGGAGTCAAAGAATGCCGTTGGCTGCCGCAAGATGCCGCTGTACAAGGTGTGGCGCAGCTTTGCAATGATGCTCTCGCCTGCATAACCAATGCAGTACAACCGCAGGTAATTGCCCACTGCACAGAGACCGAACCAGCCCAGTAGTTGCATCGACGTGCCGAGTGGCATCTGCCCTTTGCTCGCGGAATCGATGAGCGCACCAAAGCCGGCAGGAATGGCAagtgtggcggcgctgtagATGCACACACCAACAACAGCGCCGGCAATGTACGGTGCCTGGTCCTGCGCCGAGCGCACATAGCGGGCAAAGGAGCCCTTCCGCGTTGCTGGCTCTGTCACGTAGATGGGGCTCTTGCTCGTCGTAGGGCGCTGCGCTGGGGTAGCCTTGCCGTAGTCGGTACGCAGGCGGATGTCAGAGGCGAGCCGCCGCAGACTCGTCAAGGTGGTGCACGAGACGGGCTGCCAAACAAGCCGCGAGGAGCTACGCATCGCTTCGATGAAGCAGGATAaggtgtgagagagagggagagggcaccAACAATGGGGCGAGTGCAAGAAAATACAAACGAACACTCAGAAGGAAATGGAAGCAAAGAGAAGTTAGGAGGAAAATTTTGATtggcctgtgtgtgtgcgtgtatgtgtgcggaggcaaagaaggagcGCACGCGCAACTGATCAGCAGGGCTGAACGTAGATGTCAGCAAGCAGAAAGAGTCAGAGACAGGTCCACTTCTGTTGATTCGATGGCTGTGGTGGATgaaaggaagggggagcgaTATGTAAGCTGCAGAAGGGGTGCACCGAGTCGATTCCCTTTCGCCGACAGCGATGGGGAAATAATGGCCAGATAGCGACGATGAGAGAttgagagagggaagaaaaatgGGCACAATGTAGAGGCAAAAGAGTGAAGTTTTGTgcaccacagagagagccggggtggggtggagatgGGCAAGGGAAGAGTTGCCCGAGTGGGTGCAGCGTTCGTGTCTGCAAACGTTTGAGGCATGCGCCATCCCTAGCAAGGTCCGCCTCTCAACCACCCGCCGCACATGGAAACCAACCGACTCGCTCTATGTGCAGGGCAATGGATCGAAAGGCAAAACATAGAAGAGAACGGgtcagaggaggagctgcgactGCCCCCAAGCTTTCCCGCCAACCTCGTGTCTTGTGTTGCCCTCACTTCGCCCAGTGCCTCCTGCGGGGATCCCTTAtcagagaaaacgaaagaaagaggaagggaaataATGTACCTTCCTCACCCCGTCCCCATTATCAACATCCGACACGATACCGGCCGGAGTGCTCCGAGACCAACTGCAGCGAAGAGCGTACGTCGGTTGCCGATGAAGCGCACC from Leishmania panamensis strain MHOM/PA/94/PSC-1 chromosome 25 sequence encodes:
- the ABCB1 gene encoding ABC transporter, putative (TriTrypDB/GeneDB-style sysID: LpmP.25.0540) gives rise to the protein MRSSSRLVWQPVSCTTLTSLRRLASDIRLRTDYGKATPAQRPTTSKSPIYVTEPATRKGSFARYVRSAQDQAPYIAGAVVGVCIYSAATLAIPAGFGALIDSASKGQMPLGTSMQLLGWFGLCAVGNYLRLYCIGYAGESIIAKLRHTLYSGILRQPTAFFDSTENRTGALVQRLAMDCNVVGSSLTEAVTNGTKNLFQTMGSVTVMLYYSPLLTSVIVCMIPPVAIFAGSYGRYIRKLQHHMQDALADMGTVAEERLSNIRTVRSFGTEVQEESWYGRNVQRVFDLSMRMVRWNSVYVASLQTVGYGAMYCIMWAGSMLVTSGQLTPGVLFSFLLYTVYCGMGLMGLTNLVTEINKGYGASLRLFDILDKSETMQQEQMACKQLTPVPCDWRVTLKDVSFAYPTRPEVFVYKNINLSIEPSRCTCVVGSSGSGKSSLAMLLLKLYEPTAGLVQLGGHDLRDISSQWLHEQIGYVGQEPVLFGGSIAQNIAYGMPGRNWDDVIDRWLYLTIVTAAQKANAHDFISALPDGYDTFVGENGRSLSGGQKQRIAIARALLRNPHITILDEATSALDSESEVVVQDAISRLIEEAKGSKRQHTVLMFAHKLSMIRKADHIIVLDKGQVAVEGTFAEVSTNKLFCDIVGLAATSPRKTGKS